One region of Girardinichthys multiradiatus isolate DD_20200921_A chromosome 1, DD_fGirMul_XY1, whole genome shotgun sequence genomic DNA includes:
- the ctnnbip1 gene encoding beta-catenin-interacting protein 1 has translation MNREEAPGKSPEDMYIQQKVRVLLMLKKMGSNLTPSEEAFLRSYAGVVHSQMSQLPQHNIDQGAEDVVMAFSRSETEDRRQ, from the exons ATGAACCGCGAGGAGGCGCCGGGgaagtctccagaagacatgtACATCCAACAGAAAGTGCGGGTCCTGCTCATGCTTAAAAAAATGGGTTCAAAT CTTACGCCGAGTGAAGAGGCTTTTCTCCGGAGTTACGCAGGTGTGGTCCACAGTCAGATGAGCCAGCTACCGCAGCACAATATAGACCAGG GTGCAGAGGACGTGGTGATGGCGTTCTCGCGATCAGAGACAGAAGACCGACGACAGTGA